The Aspergillus luchuensis IFO 4308 DNA, chromosome 7, nearly complete sequence genome has a segment encoding these proteins:
- the RPB7 gene encoding DNA-directed RNA polymerase II subunit RPB7 (BUSCO:EOG09264RW6;~COG:K;~EggNog:ENOG410PG7B;~InterPro:IPR036898,IPR003029,IPR012340,IPR005576;~PFAM:PF03876,PF00575;~go_function: GO:0003676 - nucleic acid binding [Evidence IEA];~go_process: GO:0006351 - transcription, DNA-templated [Evidence IEA]): MFFLKEEVKVITLHPSYFGPNMREYLINRLNEEEEGRCTGDHFVICVMDMVDIGEGRVLPGSGQAEYTIKYRAIIWKPFRGETVDAIVTSVKPTGIFTLAGPLSVFIARKNIPSDIKWEPNTVPPQYTDHADQVIEKGTSLRLKILGVKPDVAAINAIGTIKEDYLGPL; the protein is encoded by the exons ATGTTTTTCCTTAAAGAAGAGGTCAAGGTTATCACCTTGCACCCGTCCTACTTCGGGCCCAACATGCGCGAGTATCTCATCAACCGGTTaaacgaggaggaagagggacgtTGTACGGGCGACCATTTCGTGATCTGTGTGATGGACATGGTTGATATTGGCGAAGGACGGGTGCTCCCCGGCAGCGGACAGGCAGAATATACGATTAAGTATCGTGCAATTATCTGGAAGCCCTTCCGCGGAGAGACC GTCGATGCGATTGTTACGTCTGTCAAGCCCACGGGTATCTTTACTTTGGCCGGTCCATTGTCTGTTTTCATTGCACGGAAA AACATTCCTTCCGATATCAAATGGGAACCGAACACAGTACCGCCGCAATACACAGACCATGCGGATCAAGTCATCGAGAAGGGGACCAGTTTACGGCTTAAGATTCTCGGTGTGAAGCCCGACGTTGCGGCGATCAATGCCATTGGAACAATCAAGGAAGATTACCTCGG ACCATTGTAA
- a CDS encoding uncharacterized protein (COG:S;~EggNog:ENOG410PHI7), whose protein sequence is MSLKDVYQRFLANPASAPLASNASLIYITTTTKLDGASTVVSHLTKQQRIVKTRSENVLDVIESANSLCLDIETTLEFVSGGGAYLPSLDDNFLADHVATFPTVHIVRFNSQNQIQNVRIYWDQASLLKQVEVIGSRSRGWPIREPKDQIRLIKSAISSNPGDDGPTSASFPPTTESNEERSKKGSPGKRHIKDPHAAESLFELLSPEKDRSEPVRAPRAPASAKPPPRDPKEIFHEDADIPDTPSRSRIAPKAGASKNFQRSRIFDDDETVAAEGGHEQIAYRANPKRYDHFELGGDNSEREIKEKPSRPVSRQAPHWDFDDFVTPEKPKRPLRGEQIRHFGWSDDEPDLTSPPAHPPVHRPRRDAETHFVLTDDPAEDKNAPRIISSFQNKGLSLYKNHLFQDEEEEAAGENAPLSVVNNGPNRKKDYETHWNITAESPQSSKVSSENVKPVGGDRQKALKNMQSSWDDPEQSPEKAAPPQRRAIRHLNQRSWDMGEN, encoded by the exons ATGTCTTTGAAAGACGTGTACCAGCGCTTTCTGGCTAACCCAGCCTCGGCGCCCCTGGCCTCCAATGCGTCCTTGATCtatatcaccaccaccaccaagctgGATGGCGCCTCCACGGTGGTCAGCCACCTCACCAAGCAGCAGAGAATTGTCAAGACCAGGTCGGAGAATGTTCTGGATGTGATTGAGAGCGCCAACTCCCTCTGCTTGGACATTGAAACTACCCTAGAGTTTGTATCTGGAGGCGGGGCCTATCTTCCCTCGTTGGACGATAACTTCCTGGCTGACCACGTCGCGACTTTCCCCACG GTCCATATCGTTCGCTTCAATTCGCAGAATCAGATCCAAAATGTCCGAATCTACTGGGACCAAGCGTCGCTACTGAAACAAGTCGAAGTGATCGGATCCCGCAGTCGCGGCTGGCCGATTCGCGAACCCAAGGATCAGATTCGCCTGATCAAGTCCGCTATTTCATCCAACCCAGGTGACGACGGACCTACGTCGgcctctttccccccaacaACCGAGAGCAACGAGGAACGTAGCAAGAAGGGTTCCCCCGGAAAGAGACACATCAAAGATCCTCACGCCGCTGAGTCACTCTTCGAGCTCCTCTCCCCTGAAAAGGACCGAAGCGAGCCAGTTCGCGCACCTCGTGCTCCTGCATCTGCAAAGCCCCCGCCCCGCGACCCCAAGGAAATCTTCCACGAAGACGCCGATATTCCCGACACGCCGTCCCGGAGTAGGATCGCTCCCAAAGCTGGTGCCAGCAAGAATTTCCAGCGCTCCCGTAtcttcgacgatgatgaaaccGTCGCTGCGGAAGGTGGTCACGAGCAGATTGCCTATCGGGCCAACCCGAAGCGATATGATCACTTTGAGCTCGGTGGGGACAACAGTGAGAGGGAGATCAAGGAAAAGCCCAGCCGTCCTGTGTCGCGCCAGGCGCCTCACTGGGACTTTGATGATTTTGTCACGCCCGAGAAGCCCAAGCGTCCGCTTCGTGGAGAGCAAATCCGTCACTTTGGCTGGAGCGATGATGAGCCGGACCTCACTTCGCCCCCGGCCCATCCCCCGGTGCACCGTCCCCGTCGCGACGCCGAAACCCACTTCGTCCTGACAGACGACCCCGCCGAGGACAAGAACGCCCCTCGTATCATCAGTTCCTTCCAGAACAAGGGATTGAGCCTCTATAAGAACCACCTATtccaagacgaagaagaggaagccgcTGGCGAGAACGCCCCTCTGTCTGTTGTCAACAACGGCCCCAACCGCAAGAAGGACTACGAGACCCACTGGAACATCACCGCCGAGTCGCCCCAGAGCAGCAAGGTCAGCAGTGAGAACGTGAAGCCTGTTGGCGGGGATCGCCAGAAGGCTCTCAAGAACATGCAGTCGTCGTGGGATGACCCCGAGCAGTCGCCGGAGAAGGCGGCACCTCCTCAGCGTCGCGCCATCCGTCATCTCAACCAGCGTAGCTGGGACATGGGAGAGAACTGA
- a CDS encoding putative RNA interference and gene silencing protein (Qde2) (COG:J;~EggNog:ENOG410PISF;~InterPro:IPR012337,IPR032474,IPR036397,IPR032472, IPR014811,IPR036085,IPR003100,IPR003165;~PFAM:PF02171,PF16486,PF08699,PF16488;~go_function: GO:0003676 - nucleic acid binding [Evidence IEA];~go_function: GO:0005515 - protein binding [Evidence IEA]), which translates to MSSGGQRGRGRGDRGKGGDRGRGRGGAPRGGGAGRGSTTELPIRPGPSDGGFRGRGGRGDGGGGRGYDRGRGRGDGFRGGRGGRGGGRGGSDQGPSVYSPGGPVPTPSPQVEKTENAIGAAVLAKKQKKAAEWPLRPGFGTQGRPVTLYANYFELKSVGKQLYRYHIDISGDAAGRKPTGKKARHIVRLLLEEHLAQFRSSVVTDYVSTLIANQKILIEKEAAEYDVRYRDEYEDEYPEDPKVYRVRCQYTGTLNPSDLLNYLTSSDAAAMFASKADVIQAMNIILGFQPKSDPTIASVGANKHYAICGGREEKYSLGDGLEALRGFFVSVRAATSRLLINVQVKYVACYQEGPLAHIFGLYEPFRPRELNNLRRFIRTLRVQVIHIKKTNKKGQAIPRFKRIAGVAIPRDGASQPMPPKVPRLGAGPKEVEFFLDAPGQQPSASQQTSRSKKGKKPVKAGPQPAGKYISVAEFFLQNYNIQCDPKMPVVNVGTRENPSYLPVEVCEVVPGQQANTKLTPNQTRNMLNFAVRGPPQNAQSIVAQGTEVLGLGASPNPTLVDFGIQNDPRLITVPGRVLPAPSVLYRDESKPSQKQIKPFSGSWNMRSIRFSTPTKLPSWTWLALDYEGARYPAIKPEDLSANLKGFTDKLNEIGVNASPPRPGQTLLLTRRGYDEEIREYNTKAIDRAVAELIEKHKPMLILTVLPSNDADIYNIVKRACDLTHGVRNINVVADKFRKPNNDQYWANVGLKFNLKLGGNNQLIDPKELGLIGQNKTMLVGVDVTHPSPGSSSSAPSVAGMVASIDSTLGQWPAELRIQKPREEMVAELDTMLKAHLRRWVRNRKTYPENIIVYRDGVSEGQYELVVQRELPLLKEACKEVYPATDTSKGLPRISIVVVGKRHHTRFYPTKLEDADKFGNPENGTVVDRGVTEARNWEFYLQAHTALKGTARPAHYFTVWDEVFCREKAMPPYENAADILEGLTHRLCYLFGRATKAVSICPPAYYADLVCTRARCYLSKVFDETPTGSVITGTDPGSSAREFLNVKIHPNVSDTMFYI; encoded by the exons ATGTCGTCGGGAGGTCAGCGGGGTCGTGGTAGAGGAGATCGGGGCAAAGGCGGAGACCGTGGTCGGGGCCGCGGCGGTGCTCCCAGAGGTGGAGGTGCAGGCCGAGGCTCGACCACTGAGCTCCCTATCCGTCCCGGTCCCAGTGATGGCGGTTTTAGAGgtcggggaggaagaggtgatggtggtggtgggaggggatatGATagagggcgaggaagaggcgaTGGGTTTCGTGGTGGCCGCGGAGGtcggggaggagggcgaggcgGTTCTGATCAAGGCCCGTCGGTATACTC TCCGGGTGGACCGGTCCCTACCCCCAGTCCCCAGGTCGAGAAAACTGAAAACGCTATCGGAGCAGCGGTGCTtgcgaagaagcagaagaaagctGCGGAGTGGCCGCTGCGGCCTGGTTTTGGCACCCAGGGACGGCCTGTCACGCTCTACGCAAACTATTTTGAGCTAAAGTCGGTGGGGAAGCAGCTATACCGCTACCACATCGATATCTCAGGTGACGCAGCTGGGAGAAAGCCTACCGGCAAGAAAGCCCGTCACATCGTGCGATTGTTGCTTGAAGAACATTTGGCTCAGTTCCGTAGCAGTGTTGTTACCGACTATGTATCCACGCTTATTGCAAACCAGAAGATCCTGATCGAAAAGGAGGCCGCCGAATATGATGTTCGCTATCGGGATGAATATGAGGACGAGTACCCCGAGGATCCTAAGGTCTACCGGGTGAGGTGCCAATATACAGGCACCCTCAACCCATCCGACCTCCTGAACTATCTCACATcttctgatgctgctgccatGTTTGCATCCAAGGCCGACGTTATACAGGCCATGAATATCATCCTGGGCTTTCAACCCAAGAGTGATCCCACCATCGCTTCTGTCGGTGCCAATAAGCACTATGCTATCTGTGGAGGTCGTGAGGAGAAATATTCTCTCGGTGACGGGCTGGAGGCTCTCCGGGGCTTCTTTGTCAGTGTTCGTGCCGCAACTTCGCGTCTTTTGATAAATGTGCAGGTCAAGTACGTTGCCTGCTACCAAGAAGGCCCGCTGGCGCACATCTTCGGGTTGTATGAGCCATTCCGCCCTCGCGAGCTCAACAACTTGCGTCGGTTCATTCGCACCTTGAGGGTTCAGGTGATTCACATCAAGAAGACTAACAAGAAAGGCCAAGCTATTCCACGGTTCAAGCGCATTGCTGGTGTTGCAATTCCGAGAGACGGTGCCTCGCAGCCAATGCCTCCCAAAGTGCCAAGACTTGGTGCAGGCCCTAAAGAGGTGGAATTCTTCCTTGACGCTCCAGGTCAACAGCCGTCGGCATCACAGCAGACTTCTCGctcgaagaaaggaaagaagccCGTCAAGGCGGGACCTCAGCCGGCTGGCAAGTATATCAGTGTTGCTGAATTCTTCCTTCAAA ATTACAATATCCAATGCGACCCAAAGATGCCCGTTGTGAACGTTGGGACGAGGGAGAACCCTAGCTATCTCCCCGTTGAAGTGTGTGAGGTCGTGCCTGGTCAGCAGGCTAACACCAAGCTTACACCTAACCAAACGCGGAACATGCTAAACTTTGCTGTGCGAGGCCCGCCGCAGAATGCTCAATCAATTGTGGCGCAAGGGACAGAAGTGTTGGGTCTGGGAGCGTCACCAAATCCCACCCTC GTGGACTTCGGCATCCAAAATGATCCGAGGCTAATAACCGTACCTGGACGAGTACTACCGGCGCCTAGCGTTCTGTACAGGGACGAGAGCAAGCCGAGTCAAAAGCAAATCAAGCCCTTCTCAGGAAGTTGGAACATGAGATCGATCCGGTTTTCAACGCCCACGAAGCTGccttcttggacttggcttGCCTTGGACTACGAAGGCGCGAGATATCCGGCTATCAAGCCCGAAGACTTGAGCGCCAACCTCAAAGGCTTTACGGATAAGTTGAACGAGATCGGCGTGAATGCCAGCCCACCAAGGCCTGGGCAAACTCTACTTTTGACAAGGAGGGGATATGATGAGGAGATCAGGGAGTATAATACAAAGGCCATCGACAGAGCCGTTGCCGAGCTCATTGAGAAGCACAAGCCCATGCTCATACTGACGGTCCTTCCGAGCAACGACGCTGATATCTATAACATTGTTAAGAGGGCCTGCGATTTGACGCACGGCGTCCGCAATATCAACGTCGTTGCCGACAAATTCAGAAAGCCTAATAATGATCAGTATTGGGCAAACGTCGGGCTCAAGTTCAACCTCAAGCTGGGGGGCAACAACCAGCTGATTGATCCTAAAGAGCTAGGCCTCATTGGACAAAACAAGACCATGCTCGTCGGGGTGGATGTGACTCATCCTTCCCCtggatcctcctcctccgcccctAGTGTTGCTGGCATGGTTGCCTCTATCGATTCGACTCTCGGTCAATGGCCCGCGGAACTCCGCATCCAAAAGCCCCGAGAAGAGATGGTCGCCGAACTCGACACCATGCTGAAGGCTCATCTCCGACGCTGGGTTCGTAACCGGAAGACCTATCCGGAGAACATCATCGTTTACCGCGATGGAGTCTCCGAAGGCCAGTACGAGCTCGTGGTGCAGCGCGaactccctctcctcaaAGAAGCATGCAAGGAAGTATATCCCGCCACCGACACCTCCAAAGGCCTCCCTCGTATCTCAATCGTGGTCGTAGGAAAACGTCATCACACGCGCTTCTACCCAACCAAGCTAGAGGACGCCGACAAATTTGGCAACCCGGAAAACGGCACCGTCGTCGACCGCGGCGTCACCGAAGCCCGCAACTGGGAGTTCTACCTGCAGGCTCACACTGCCCTGAAGGGTACCGCTCGCCCGGCCCACTACTTCACCGTCTGGGACGAGGTCTTCTGCCGAGAGAAGGCCATGCCCCCATACGAAAACGCCGCAGATATCCTCGAAGGCCTCACCCACCGGCTCTGCTACCTCTTCGGCAGAGCCACTAAGGCCGTCAGCATCTGCCCGCCCGCCTATTACGCCGACCTGGTTTGCACCAGAGCTCGTTGCTACCTTAGCAAAGTCTTCGACGAAACCCCGACCGGAAGTGTCATCACGGGCACTGACCCTGGCTCTTCTGCTCGGGAGTTCCTGAACGTCAAGATCCATCCGAATGTTAGCGACACTATGTTCTACATCTAG
- a CDS encoding uncharacterized protein (COG:S;~EggNog:ENOG410PKDV;~InterPro:IPR036864,IPR007219,IPR001138;~PFAM:PF00172,PF04082;~go_function: GO:0000981 - DNA-binding transcription factor activity, RNA polymerase II-specific [Evidence IEA];~go_function: GO:0003677 - DNA binding [Evidence IEA];~go_function: GO:0008270 - zinc ion binding [Evidence IEA];~go_process: GO:0006351 - transcription, DNA-templated [Evidence IEA];~go_process: GO:0006355 - regulation of transcription, DNA-templated [Evidence IEA]) gives MSPTPPSTTSSSASAFSPEGLHKITRKRNRVPLSCAPCRQRKLKCNRAQPCENCIKRGDATSCSYAQANVRKKNPPQLSASSSPDDMQNRIDRLENLVLSLMTNGSQAGGPAAALAAISGNSSSTGSVPNTGDVDIEDDAPNAPEESDTEQVTKSFGIMKVDNNKSWYFSEAHWATVMHDITEVRNFFQTHKKQYEEQAQKLEATKLPTDVSGSALLFGATKPLSRAEIMSSFPSKYTTDMLIERYFSCYDPSTHILHGPTFQAQYNRHWEDPSQTCTVWIAMLFAMMRLAMLSYHRDGDEPPEFRGKSLDMAGTFRNLVAQCLTLADFTKSYPNLIESLIFHLHGDLCQTREADVSVWVLVGVITRLAMRMGYHRDSKMFPNITPFQGEMRRRVWSFVRQADLLCSSQIGLPNMIRTSDTDTELPRNLYDDDFDENCKELPPSRPPNEPTPISYLIAKSRLTFVFGRVLEITAPLQTPVSYDTVMEVDAQLRRARDLIPEHLLVRPIEDSPRESPTLILSRFTIASVYHKAQCVLHRKYLVRAHENPRFTYSRRTCIDSAMELLRYQSLLHTETQPMGRLRSRHNRVTSLGSTDYLLAATIICIDMYHGQRLQAAGRVSSDSFAWGRERREELIAALRRSKGIWEELQDETIDAWKAGTALGVMLSKLNLGYPESTAPAPTFEPQDEKQSAAMTLGLLSSGMSPVNSGHQVLNDPTYKMTDAPLPAQGALGTTVDMPGAPSPFNAMFGQLPDMQLNLDWDAWDTYIQNSTLDASSQWWPSAEVQQQQQQQQSQSPLSPVQLSAVQSGGADRLRSMPRGPPNLFSPDSSGYDNSTPLAAAAFAANPLQHPSNTGPGT, from the exons ATgtctcccactcctccatcCACAACCTCATCGAGCGCTAGCGCATTCTCGCCGGAAGGTCTTCATAAAATTACTAGGAAGAGAAACAGGGTGCCACTTTCCTGTGCGCCTTGCCGGCAACGAAA GTTGAAATGTAACCGTGCACAACCTTGTGAGAACTGTATCAAACGAGGCGATGCCACATCATGTTCATATGCTCAGGCAAACGTACGAAAGAAGAATCCACCTCAGCTGTCTGCTTCAAGTTCGCCAGACGACATGCAGAATCGCATCGACCGGCTTGAGAATCTTGTTCTGTCCCTCATGACAAACGGTTCACAGGCCGGCGGTCCAGCTGCAGCCCTTGCTGCAATATCTGGCAATAGCAGTAGCACAGGCTCTGTACCAAATACCGGAGATGTAGACATAGAGGACGACGCACCCAATGCTCCGGAGGAGAGTGACACCGAGCAGGTCACCAAATCGTTTGGCATAATGAAAGTCGACAATAACAAGTCGTGGTATTTCAGCGAAGCCCATTGGGCTACTGTAATGCATGAT ATCACGGAAGTCCGCAATTTCTTCCAGACGCACAAAAAACAGTACGAGGAACAAGCCCAGAAATTGGAGGCAACGAAGTTGCCTACCGATGTTTCAGGCTCTGCATTACTGTTTGGAGCTACAAAGCCGCTTAGCCGAGCAGAAATCatgtcttcttttccttcaaaGTATACAACGGACATGTTGATTGAACGATACTTCAGCTGTTACGACCCTTCGACTC ATATCCTCCACGGCCCAACCTTCCAAGCCCAG TACAACCGTCACTGGGAGGATCCTTCGCAGACGTGCACTGTTTGGATTGCCATGCTCTTCGCCATGATGCGGCTGGCCATGTTATCATACCATCGTGATGGAGACGAGCCACCGGAGTTCCGGGGTAAATCGTTAGACATGGCTGGCACGTTTAGGAATCTTGTTGCGCAGTGCCTTACTTTGGCTGACTTTACCAAATCATATCCAAATCTGATTGAAAGCTTGATATTCCATCTTCATGGAGACCTCTGCCAGACACGGGAAGCGGACGTATCAGTTTGGGTGCTGGTGGGTGTGATTACGAGGCTGGCCATGAGGATGGGATACCATCGCGATTCGAAGATGTTTCCCAACATCACCCCCTTCCAGGGTGAAATGCGCCGCCGAGTGTGGTCCTTCGTACGGCAGGCAGATCTACTCTGCTCCTCTCAAATTGGCCTTCCAAACATGATTCGCACGTCTGACACAGACACGGAACTCCCCCGGAATTTGTATGATGACGATTTCGATGAGAACTGCAAGGAGCTCCCTCCGTCTCGACCCCCGAATGAGCCTACACCAATCTCGTATCTTATTGCCAAGTCACGCTTGACATTTGTCTTTGGCCGTGTCCTCGAAATAACAGCCCCCCTTCAAACTCCGGTCTCTTACGACACTGTTATGGAGGTTGATGCGCAGCTTCGGCGAGCTAGAGACTTGATACCTGAGCACCTGCTTGTTCGTCCGATTGAAGACTCTCCACGGGAGTCACCCACTCTGATTCTTTCTCGCTTTACG ATTGCAAGTGTGTACCACAAAGCGCAATGCGTCCTCCATCGAAAATACCTAGTTCGAGCGCACGAGAACCCTCGCTTCACATActcaagaagaacatgcaTAGATTCTGCAATGGAATTGCTGCGGTATCAATCGTTGCTCCACACTGAAACTCAACCCATGGGGCGACTACGAAGTAGACACAATCGGGTTACCTCTCTCGGCTCGACCGACTATCTCCTGGCAGCGACGATTATTTGCATCGATATGTATCATGGACAACGACTTCAGGCTGCAGGCAGAGTATCCAGTGACTCATTTGCTTGGGGTAGAGAGCGACGAGAAGAATTAATAGCCGCCCTGCGGCGATCCAAGGGAATATGGGAGGAACTTCAGGACGAGACGATAGACGCTTGGAAAGCAGGCACCGCCCTTGGGGTGATGCTCTCAAAACTGAACCTTGGATATCCTGAAAGTACTGCTCCTGCGCCGACATTTGAGCCGCAGGATGAGAAACAAAGTGCGGCGATGACCCTGGGTCTCCTTAGCAGCGGAATGAGCCCTGTCAATTCCGGCCACCAAGTCCTCAACGATCCTACGTACAAGATGACAGATGCGCCCTTGCCAGCGCAGGGTGCACTAGGAACGACGGTCGACATGCCAGGAGCGCCTTCGCCTTTCAACGCAATGTTTGGGCAGCTACCTGATATGCAGCTCAATCTGGATTGG GATGCCTGGGATACCTATATTCAGAATTCGACGCTAGATGCGTCATCACAATGGTGGCCCTCGGCCGAGgtgcaacaacaacagcagcagcagcaaagccaAAGTCCTCTTTCACCCGTACAACTGTCCGCCGTGCAGAGTGGCGGAGCTGATCGACTTCGCTCGATGCCCCGCGGCCCCCCTAACCTTTTCTCTCCGGACAGCAGTGGCTATGACAATAGCACTCCACTTGCGGCGGCAGCCTTTGCCGCCAACCCACTCCAACATCCAAGTAATACAGGGCCGGGAACTTGA
- a CDS encoding nucleic acid-binding protein (COG:K;~EggNog:ENOG410PP02;~InterPro:IPR000504,IPR012677,IPR035979;~PFAM:PF00076;~SECRETED:SignalP(1-23);~go_function: GO:0003676 - nucleic acid binding [Evidence IEA]), with translation MEWRYIQFLEIISFHILLSGAHSAESRDNRPRIGRTRFSNQAAAADSSSAVSPKSQRGQKEVIYFSFFPWPTDKMHCFRAACRLLSSTAPAPLRSTRALPSLQPRLAVPARISQPTLQSRWNSTDVNNERKPVEESEQREKTEEVEQSREEPSIRFIQTELKAGSQRPVQQEKPQEQEQEQEQETSDAEKQTEARRRRLQEPPTPKETVFIGNIFYDVTREDLKKAMEKYGVVEKVVLVLDNRGISKGYGYVQFDSIDAAQRAVDALNLRLFEGRRVTVQFAQNNVYHRRQLNAPTRTLYIGNLPFEMTDRDLNELFKDVQNVVDIRVAVDRRTGQARGFAHAEFVSTSSAKAAMAVLENKLPYGRRLRLDYSKATSRTVVGNDKSAPAEQS, from the exons ATGGAATGGCGTTACATTCAGTTTCTTGAAATAATCTCCTTccatatactactaagtGGCGCACATTCA GCAGAATCACGTGACAACCGGCCTCGGATCGGACGAACCAGATTTTCCAATcaagccgcagcagcagacagcAGCAGTGCAGTTTCCCCAAAATCCCAACGAGGCCAGAAAGaagtaatttatttctctttttttccttggCCTACAGATAAAAT GCATTGTTTCCGAGCAGCTTGCCGGCTGCTGTCTTCCACAGCCCCAGCGCCGTTACGCTCAACCAGAGcacttccttccctccaacCTCGCCTGGCAGTTCCTGCCCGGATTTCGCAGCCTACTTTGCAGAGTCGTTGGAATAGTACCGATGTGAACAATGAGCGCAAACCTGTAGAGGAGAGCGAGCAGCGCGAGAAGACCGAGGAGGTGGAACAGTCGCGCGAAGAGCCCTCGATTCGGTTTATTCAGACAGAACTGAAGGCTGGTAGCCAGAGGCCGGTTCAGCAGGAGAAgccgcaggagcaggagcaggagcaggagcaggaaacATCTGACGCTGAGAAGCAGACGGAAGCGCGGAGGCGACGACTCCAGGAGCCGCCGACCCCCAAGGAGACGGTTTTCATTGGCAATATCTTCTATGATGTGACTCGTgaggatctgaagaaggcgatggagaagtatggtgttgttgagaaGGTGGTTCTCGTTCTTGATAACCGGGGCATTAGCAAAGG ATACGGCTATGTCCAGTTCGACTCTATCGACGCCGCCCAGCGCGCAGTGGATGCCTTGAACTTGCGTCTGTTCGAGGGCCGCCGCGTGACCGTGCAATTCGCTCAGAACAATGTCTACCACCGCCGGCAATTGAACGCTCCTACCCGCACGCTGTACATTGGTAACTTGCCTTTTGAGATGACGGACCGGGACCTCAACGAGCTGTTCAAGGACGTTCAGAATGTCGTTGATATTCGTGTGGCGGTTGATCGTCGCACTGGACAGGCTCGCGGTTTCGCTCACGCTGAGTTCGTCAGCACTTCTAGTGCCAAGGCGGCCATGGCTGTCCTTGAGAACAAGCTCCCGTACGGACGCAGACTGCGTCTGGATTACAGCAAGGCCACGAGCCGGACCGTGGTTGGCAACGACAAGTCTGCTCCCGCGGAGCAGTCATAA